A region of Streptomyces sp. NBC_01264 DNA encodes the following proteins:
- a CDS encoding DsbA family protein gives MQVTYVRTLAYVAVWGALAVAAVSFGPGVLAGLSPDVAPAPAPQAYADTTELPEVLSSDGTKIVVGDPKAKTVVRFYEDPRCPVLADFESTGAKAIRAQTIQGRTRTEYVLASFKDGSLGGDGSKRAVNALRAALDAQKFTEFHAVLMENQAEAEASGGYSTQRLLSLADKVPGLRSEAFDTAVSTMKYSDFVTASLTAYRQTGEDPIGPGTPSVTINTTMLTGELYDDLFDENALTGVLIAVERTPEVLGNRRGYGRSPADRQVGGASADESRT, from the coding sequence ATGCAGGTCACATATGTCAGAACGTTGGCGTACGTGGCGGTGTGGGGGGCGCTCGCGGTCGCTGCGGTCAGTTTCGGTCCGGGGGTGTTGGCGGGCTTGAGCCCCGACGTCGCGCCCGCACCCGCACCACAGGCATACGCGGACACCACGGAACTGCCTGAGGTGCTGTCGTCGGACGGCACGAAGATCGTGGTGGGGGACCCGAAGGCAAAGACGGTCGTCCGGTTCTATGAGGACCCGCGTTGCCCGGTCCTCGCGGACTTCGAGTCGACCGGGGCCAAAGCAATCCGCGCTCAGACCATCCAGGGGCGGACGCGGACGGAGTATGTACTTGCTTCGTTCAAGGACGGCAGCCTTGGTGGTGACGGCTCTAAACGCGCGGTCAATGCCCTACGTGCGGCTCTCGATGCGCAGAAGTTCACCGAGTTCCACGCCGTGCTGATGGAGAACCAGGCAGAGGCGGAGGCGTCCGGCGGCTACTCCACGCAGCGCCTGCTGAGCCTTGCGGACAAGGTACCGGGATTGCGGAGCGAGGCCTTCGACACCGCGGTGTCCACGATGAAATACAGCGATTTTGTGACCGCGTCGCTGACGGCGTACCGGCAGACCGGGGAGGATCCGATTGGACCAGGCACCCCCTCCGTCACCATCAACACCACGATGCTCACCGGTGAACTCTACGATGATCTGTTCGATGAGAACGCCCTGACGGGTGTGCTGATTGCGGTCGAAAGGACCCCCGAGGTCTTGGGGAATCGCCGGGGCTATGGAAGGAGCCCCGCCGATCGTCAGGTCGGCGGGGCGAGCGCGGACGAGAGTCGCACCTGA